From one Rhodamnia argentea isolate NSW1041297 chromosome 1, ASM2092103v1, whole genome shotgun sequence genomic stretch:
- the LOC115751784 gene encoding protein DETOXIFICATION 55: protein MVEAEDFQECPTVPEAVEELKRISDIGIPILAVSIANYLKNMVLVASIGRFGSLELAGGALAIGFTNITGYSVLSGLAMGMEPLCSQAFGSNNLSLVHSTLRRTTLMLLLASIPIGFLWVKLESLMLILNQSPDIAQVAGLFCRFALPDLVANSLLHPSRIYLRSKGTTWPLMWSSLLATLVHIPLTIFLAFTLDLGVPGIAISNFATNFNTLLFLLLFMLYTRTRNITPNEEEIDMKASLTSSHPWPISLGASNASLKDEWKQLLSLAIPSCLGVCLEWWWYELMTILAGYLPRPRVALATAAIVIQTTSLLYSLPTALSASVSSRVGNELGAGRAYRARLATVIALGLAVVASLFGLLWTTLGRRAWGRVFTSDSEVLELTMAVLPLIGVCELANCPQTTSCGVLRGSARPGVGAAINFCSFYLVGAPVALILAFVWGLGFMGLCYGLLAAQIACVASMLLAICKTDWERESMKALDMVGEACDFAQHEAQFVKV from the exons ATGGTTGAAGCAGAAGATTTTCAAGAATGTCCAACAGTGCCCGAG GCTGTGGAGGAGCTGAAGAGAATATCAGACATTGGCATCCCAATTCTGGCAGTGAGCATAGCGAATTATCTCAAGAACATGGTCTTGGTAGCCTCCATCGGGAGGTTCGGGAGCCTCGAGCTAGCGGGCGGTGCGCTGGCCATCGGCTTCACCAACATAACTGGATACTCCGTCCTCTCGGGCCTTGCCATGGGGATGGAGCCCTTGTGCAGCCAGGCTTTTGGTTCCAACAACTTGTCCCTAGTCCACTCGACCTTACGAAGGACGACCCTCATGCTCTTGCTCGCCTCTATCCCGATTGGGTTCTTGTGGGTCAAACTCGAGTCCCTCATGCTCATCCTCAACCAAAGCCCCGACATCGCACAGGTCGCCGGCCTCTTCTGCCGCTTCGCACTGCCCGATCTTGTGGCCAATAGCCTTCTCCATCCGTCGCGTATCTATCTCCGAAGCAAGGGGACCACATGGCCACTAATGTGGAGCTCCTTGCTGGCTACTCTTGTGCACATTCCTCTCACCATCTTCTTGGCTTTCACTTTGGATCTCGGCGTCCCGGGCATCGCTATCTCAAACTTCGCCACCAATTTCAACAccctactttttcttcttctattcatGCTCTACACTAGGACTAGGAACATCACTCCCAATGAGGAGGAGATTGATATGAAAGCCTCGTTGACATCATCCCATCCATGGCCAATCTCTTTAGGTGCCTCTAATGCCTCACTAAAAGACGAATGGAAGCAACTACTCAGCCTCGCCATTCCTAGCTGCCTAGGAGTTTGCTTGGAGTGGTGGTGGTATGAGCTCATGACCATTCTAGCCGGCTATCTTCCTCGCCCCCGTGTCGCTCTCGCGACAGCCGCGATCGTAATCCAAACCACCTCGCTTCTCTACTCATTACCAACAGCTTTGAGTGCCTCCGTCTCGAGCAGGGTCGGGAATGAGCTCGGAGCGGGACGGGCATACAGGGCACGGCTGGCGACCGTCATCGCCCTAGGACTGGCAGTAGTGGCTTCGCTGTTTGGGTTACTGTGGACAACCTTAGGTAGGAGAGCTTGGGGAAGAGTGTTCACAAGTGACAGTGAGGTGCTAGAGCTGACCATGGCTGTGCTGCCATTGATAGGAGTGTGTGAGCTTGCAAATTGCCCACAAACCACAAGCTGTGGGGTTCTTAGAGGGAGTGCAAGGCCTGGTGTTGGGGCAGCcatcaacttctgctccttcTACCTAGTAGGTGCACCAGTGGCCTTGATCCTGGCCTTTGTGTGGGGATTGGGGTTTATGGGCCTTTGTTATGGGCTTTTGGCAGCTCAGATTGCTTGTGTGGCCTCAATGCTGCTGGCCATATGCAAGACTGATTGGGAGAGGGAGTCAATGAAGGCCCTGGACATGGTGGGAGAGGCCTGTGATTTTGCCCAACATGAAGCCCAATTTGTCAAAGTTTGA